One Electrophorus electricus isolate fEleEle1 chromosome 10, fEleEle1.pri, whole genome shotgun sequence genomic region harbors:
- the si:dkey-260g12.1 gene encoding uncharacterized protein si:dkey-260g12.1 isoform X1 translates to MSLKTCVMVILMGGLISGLPLEKGDNECKQCPPGKYMLRCNECSECPEDSFTSKNNRERSCHSCFRDCRPELNRKVVTACTNVSDVVCDCMTGFVCHGKSHYSGQCLKCEPKTNSTTHPPSHPPSTSAIPKPHGMSVLWVIAVVLLSTLLTITITFLFCRRRKKECLKQLVKRCSLGNPKEDHNTTSSEINKTIKEIHTQEMNSPTFNSSRSDCPTHHISSTEQPLPPAGNLGPLHIYGAGTVFVSLLNQFGQNGGDKEEDDLGQQALDLSEMHCPTSPPLPLSKEERSMDGDYVSFPSQEQGKECHVSKEEGL, encoded by the exons ATGTCACTGAAGACCTGTGTCATGGTAATACTGATGGGTGGTTTGATCTCCGGTCTACCTCTG GAGAAAGGGGACAATGAATGCAAGCAATGCCCACCAG GAAAATATATGTTACGTTGCAATGAGTGTTCTGAGTGTCCTGAGGATTCCTTCACTAGCAAAAATAACAGAGAGCGCTCGTGCCATTCCTGTTTCAGGGACTGCAGGCCAG AGTTGAACAGGAAGGTGGTGACGGCATGCACCAATGTATCTGATGTGGTTTGTGACTGTATGACTGGGTTTGTCTGCCATGGTAAAAGCCATTACTCAGGCCAGTGCCTCAAGTGTGAGCCGAAGACCAACTCCACGactcaccctccctctcaccctcccagCACATCTGCCATACCAAAGCCTCACG GTATGTCTGTGTTGTGGGTTATAGCTGTAGTGCTGTTGAGTACTTTgctcaccatcaccatcacattTCTTTTCTGCAGACGTAGAAAAAAAGAGTGCCTCAAGCAAT TGGTAAAACGATGCTCTCTTGGTAATCCAAAG GAGGACCACAATACTACATCTTCTGAAATCAACAAGACAATCAAAGAGATCCATACACAGGAAATGAATTCACCTACATTCAACAGCAGCAGATCAGACTGCCCCACTCATCATATATCAAGCACAGAGCAGCCTCTACCTCCTGCTGGAAATCTAG GTCCTCTCCACATCTACGGTGCGGGCACTGTGTTTGTCAGTTTGCTCAATCAGTTTGGGCAGAATGGAGGTGATAAGGAAGAGGATGACCTGGGGCAGCAGGCTTTAGACCTGAGCGAGATGCACTGTCctacctctcctccactccccctTTCCAAGGAGGAGAGGAGTATGGATGGAGACTATGTTTCCTTCCCCTCTCAAGAGCAAGGCAAAGAGTGTCACGTGTCCAAAGAAGAGGGTCTGTAA
- the si:dkey-260g12.1 gene encoding uncharacterized protein si:dkey-260g12.1 isoform X2, with the protein MSLKTCVMVILMGGLISGLPLKGDNECKQCPPGKYMLRCNECSECPEDSFTSKNNRERSCHSCFRDCRPELNRKVVTACTNVSDVVCDCMTGFVCHGKSHYSGQCLKCEPKTNSTTHPPSHPPSTSAIPKPHGMSVLWVIAVVLLSTLLTITITFLFCRRRKKECLKQLVKRCSLGNPKEDHNTTSSEINKTIKEIHTQEMNSPTFNSSRSDCPTHHISSTEQPLPPAGNLGPLHIYGAGTVFVSLLNQFGQNGGDKEEDDLGQQALDLSEMHCPTSPPLPLSKEERSMDGDYVSFPSQEQGKECHVSKEEGL; encoded by the exons ATGTCACTGAAGACCTGTGTCATGGTAATACTGATGGGTGGTTTGATCTCCGGTCTACCTCTG AAAGGGGACAATGAATGCAAGCAATGCCCACCAG GAAAATATATGTTACGTTGCAATGAGTGTTCTGAGTGTCCTGAGGATTCCTTCACTAGCAAAAATAACAGAGAGCGCTCGTGCCATTCCTGTTTCAGGGACTGCAGGCCAG AGTTGAACAGGAAGGTGGTGACGGCATGCACCAATGTATCTGATGTGGTTTGTGACTGTATGACTGGGTTTGTCTGCCATGGTAAAAGCCATTACTCAGGCCAGTGCCTCAAGTGTGAGCCGAAGACCAACTCCACGactcaccctccctctcaccctcccagCACATCTGCCATACCAAAGCCTCACG GTATGTCTGTGTTGTGGGTTATAGCTGTAGTGCTGTTGAGTACTTTgctcaccatcaccatcacattTCTTTTCTGCAGACGTAGAAAAAAAGAGTGCCTCAAGCAAT TGGTAAAACGATGCTCTCTTGGTAATCCAAAG GAGGACCACAATACTACATCTTCTGAAATCAACAAGACAATCAAAGAGATCCATACACAGGAAATGAATTCACCTACATTCAACAGCAGCAGATCAGACTGCCCCACTCATCATATATCAAGCACAGAGCAGCCTCTACCTCCTGCTGGAAATCTAG GTCCTCTCCACATCTACGGTGCGGGCACTGTGTTTGTCAGTTTGCTCAATCAGTTTGGGCAGAATGGAGGTGATAAGGAAGAGGATGACCTGGGGCAGCAGGCTTTAGACCTGAGCGAGATGCACTGTCctacctctcctccactccccctTTCCAAGGAGGAGAGGAGTATGGATGGAGACTATGTTTCCTTCCCCTCTCAAGAGCAAGGCAAAGAGTGTCACGTGTCCAAAGAAGAGGGTCTGTAA